In Citrus sinensis cultivar Valencia sweet orange chromosome 3, DVS_A1.0, whole genome shotgun sequence, the sequence TCGTTCGAAAGCAATCTCTACTGTTCCTATCCATTTAAGTATATTTTCTCCTAATGGTGAGTCAGGAAAGTTGTAGTACTGCTCATTATAAATTGTGTGGCTGCTATTAGTTTGTGGTTGGATGACTGAACTATTTATGGCtaggtaatttaatttaattcgtTGAAGAATAGTTCCCATTCTAGTGTTGGTCGGTCCAATTTGACTTGTCAAATACATATTGACATATGGTATATCAGGTGTATTAGATTAATAGAGGCTGCATAGAAACTGGCTCCTACAATCATTTCATTATTAGTTTTGATGTTCCTTACAATTGGTATGCATTTTTCAGTAAAATagctttttcttaaaattatttttactattattatttttgcagCTATCTGATACACATTTTACAACTGTTTCACTATGCAGTTGTGAACTTGACCCTGATTGATCTTCCTGGACTTACAAAAGTTGCTGTTGGTGGGTTATGTCCCTTAATTGTGTACTTTCTAGTTCTGTATTTAGTTTAGTATGAGAATTTCCTTAATTGTATATCCTCTAGTTCTGCATTTAGTTTAATACGAGAATTATTTATGAAACTGATGCTGATTGGTTTACAGACGGTCAACCTGAGAGCATCGTGCAAGACATCGAAAATATGGTTAGGTCCTATATTGAAAAGGTAATAATCATTAGAATTCTGAACTTTAAAGACCTCATGTAACCGTATAAAAAGTACTGTCTCATAGAATTTGTGAGACCTTTTGACCAAGTTTGGTGTTTCAAAAATATGCCAATTTTGGTATAGTTTCTAAGTTCAACGAGTTTGGagtaatttatatcatttcaTAAATCatggaatttttatttatttctattagtTTCTGTTCATCAGggatgaatatatatatatatattctttttcaagttaagcttttattaatttacttctGCACTGTAATGCAGCCCAATTGTATTATTCTGGCAATTTCTCCTGCCAATCAGGACCTTGCAACATCAGATGCAATTAAGATCTCTCGTGAAGTTGATCCTAGAGGTAggatttataaaaattcttatggaccataatatgcatttcacCTGTTACTCAAGTGGTTGCTTGATGATTCACATCTATGTTGACAGCATAGGTTGGCTTCAGAAAATATTgcagaaagaaaaaactagGTAGTCAGAGAAATCAGTTAAAACATTAATGACATAGGTTGTAGGAGGAAACAGAAAACTgatgaattttcatttctaGGGGTCAACTGTGAAGAGAAACTGCCCTGTTGATGGGTTGGATTTGGTGGGCCTCATCTTGCTGTGATGAGTCTCCAGAGGCAGTTGTTTTGTTGTAATAAGACTGTCCTTCAGTTATTTTGCTAGTATATTTATTATCTTGATTGGTTGTATGCTTAGCTTTTATTCTCATCTCATGCTCTCTTTGTGCGTATCATTTGTTGACTTTGTATGGACTACAAATACTTGCCAACtaagcaaagaaaaaagaaaaagaaaaaaaattatgggaCAACGTGGATTTTAGCTTTCGTAGCCTCTTAACCATTTTCAGTTGTTTGGTTATCAAACTTCAGGGGACAGGACATTTGGTGTTCTAACAAAGATTGATCTTATGGACAAAGGTACCGATGCAGTTGATGTAAGTTTGTCTTCTGTTGGACAAGGCTAAGTTATCTGATGATATTTTGTAAACTTATTCTGAAGTCTGTTCTTCTGCATCACATTATGAAGCCTGCTGCATAAATAGAATTTATAGGGCATTGTTCTGTTCAAatgcaatgattttttttaacatataaaatttggTTTGTTGAGTATAGTTCACATCATTGGGTCAAAAAGctgattttgttatttttgtttgacatTTTTGAAGCTAGCAAGTAATCCTTTTATGATTTATGGGGTTTTACGTACTAGTTAGTATTGCATTCAATTGTATTTGCTGTTTTGCTGATGATCTAATTTTGTTTCACAAATTTTAGGTGACAGGTTTTAATTAGGTCatgaataaatatattttaatctaAAGGTTTTTCGACTAGCAGAACTAGTAAAACTTTTGGGCAGAACTAGGAAAACTTTTGGGTGCAGATGCAAAGAGTAATACCAAAATTATGATGACTCAGAGGTACATCATATGTGTCTTTTTACATAATATATGGTGTATGATTTGTAACAACAAGCAGGATCGCTATTAAAATTCCTTGCTGTTGCTCGTTTTTTGAATGTGATGATATCAATTTTttcagcaaaaaagaaaaagccaaACATTTTGAACCAGCGTAAAGTCTTtactctatttttctttttgatgccGTTTGGGAATCTAATGACTGACATGTGGtattcaattcattattatGCTTTCCTCCTAATATTTTGGATTTTAGATCCTTGAAGGAAAATCATATAAGCTACGGTATCCTTGGATTGGTGTTGTTAATCGCTCTCAAGCTGATATTAACAAAAGTGTTGATATGATCGCTGCTCGGCGTAGAGAGCATGAGTACTTTAAAAACAGCCCTGAGTATGGTCATCTCACTGACAGGATGGGTTCTGAGTATCTTGGAAAAGTGCTTTCTAAGGTATGAAggattttcatattttactttatgCGATTATGTTCTGTTGTTTCTTACCCTTGGCTTTGAGGTTAGTTTGATGAACAGAAATGTCTAATAttgaacaataataatttgattagtACATTTGCCAACAGAAAACTGGACAACCTGGAAATACTCGTTCTTGTGCATTTAGATTGACAATTtcttaggggtgggcaaaaaaaccgtagtgttaaaaaaaccgaaccgaaccgacggttttttctaattcggttcggtttttattttttaaaaaaccgaATATACCGTTTGTAAAAAAAACCGAAATGTCGGTTCGGTATTCGGTTCACTTAGCTGAACagaaaaaccgaaccgaaaaaccgaattatttttttattttattcaaatcaaacatgattttattcaaatcaaacatgattttattcaaatcaaacatgattttattcaaatcaaacatgtgttatttctctttataacattatgattatgtttatatagatggagtattggagtttggttatgtattttgaaattttaatatttcatattttgggagtatcttattaatagttagtaagatattagtgataaaatgtgttttgaatactttgtatttattgttaatatttgtaataaaattaggataaattaattgttgaaaaaaattattacattcatgagGCCCAAtggactaaaaaattaaaaattaaaaataagctcAATAGGCCAAGAAccgaaaaaaccgaaccgaaccgaaccgatccgaaAAGAACCGTTTGAGTTCGGTTTTTattgagttcggttcttattcggttctttttataaaataaccgatttaaatcggttctacttaatttcgaaccgaaccgaaccgaaccgtgcccacccctacaATTTCTTCCCTTATTTTGTCAATTTCCCATTGGTGGTAGTCTGTATAAATTGAGTATTGTCGTTCTAGTGATCCGTTTCAACTCTTCACTAAACAAAACATGGTTAATTTTTCAGCATTTGGAAACTGTCATCAAGTCTCGTATCCCTGGTCTTCAGTCTCTGATAAGCAAAACTATTTCTGAATTAGAAGCAGAACTGACCCGTCTTGGGAAGCCAATTGCGAATGATGCTGGAGTaagcattttgttttattctttgcgtttcattttttgagttccctctcttctctctagACTTAGTTTAATACCTATCAATGTTTTTAGAGGATATTGGGCGCTTAGATATGAGATGATGATGTTTTGGATCATTTCTCTGCTCCACTAtctatttttccttatttttcatatctttGGAGGAAGCTTGCATAGTGAGATATTGTAATCTTCCCTTTTTTCCTCTATTGCAGGGAAAATTGTACACAGCAATGGAAATTTCCCGTGCTTTTGATCAAATATTCAAAGAACATCTTGATGGCGTGTATGTATTCTGATGTTGTGTTTTACCTTTATAAATTGTGTTTACTTATCTGGAGTGTAGATGCTAATCTTGTTGGTgtttctgatttgattttcgGAATGATGATAACCAATGTTTTCAGCCGCCCTGGTGGTGATAAAATCTATGGTGTGTTTGACAATCAACTTCCTGCTGGTTTGAAGAGATTGCAATTTGACAAACATCTTTCAATGGACAATGTCAGAAAGTTAATTACTGAAGCTGATGGATATCAACCACATCTGATAGCTCCGGAACAAGGATATCGCCGTCTGATTGAATCTTGTTTAGTAACCATCAGAGGTCCTGCTGAGGCGGCTGTTGATGCAGTATGCATTCATTTTCATATCAGTCGTAATTTGACAATTGATGTCTTATGATTTATCTCTAAGCAATTGAGAAGGAATTTGGCTATTTAGGGATAAGTATGTGACGTATTCATTCCTAAATGATTTTTCCTTCAAAGGTGAACTTTTATCCTTAGAAAAATTTCACAAAGCCTGTGTTTCTTGTGTCAGAGTTGTCTTTTAAGCAATCATTCTGCTATCACATCAATCTGGGTTTTCTTGATgtaaaaaatttgtacaattttCTCCATCTTAATTGGCTCATTTGATAATAGTAAGGAAAGTCACACTATTTGGAAAATGCTTTACAGAAAAccttgtcaatttttttgtaagtacttcgtcatttatttttccatgaATAGTATGAAATGTGGTTTGTGTTTATTGTGCACTTTTTCAGTACTTGCAACACTGTTGTCTTTCTGTTGCTTATTACTtctgttttatttgattgataCCTGCTTTTGGAATGATTACAGATTCACGGTATACTGAAGGAGCTGGTTCAGAAGTCTATTAGTGAGACTGTGGCAAGTCCTTAACCATGCTAATCTAAGGAGTCCTGTTATCTTTgcatttttaaactttaataattctaaCAAACACAGTTTGATATGTTAattaggggaaaaaagaaactaagGCATAAAGGAGATATgctgatttattattattttggaaatgATAAACTGTGTCGCTAGGgagttttgagttttgaactaaGGTTATGTTTGGTATTAAGGTGCTATGACTTAAAGGTTGCAGTtgctgtggaaaaaaaattgtaattatgaaataaatattgataGTGTGATGAATATgacttaaataataaatttgacaaaaataataaaaatatcataggttttttatcataaaagtGTGggataaaattaacttaactTTCAAAATACAACAGATAAAGTCTATCAAATATTGTAATGCTGTAACTTTTGAGCTACAGCTGCCAAATCATGACACCAAGCAGGGCGTAAATGGATATCACACAGACACTGTTACCTGAAAtagctttatttttctttgaaatattttttttctattaacaAGACATTCAACCACAGTCATCTTTTTGTTCcttttgtttactttttttcaataaagctaGCTAAAGGTATATCTATTCATTCTGCATATAGGAATTAAAGCAATACCCTACTTTGAGAGTGGAAGTAGGAAATGCAGCTATTCAGTCATTGGAAAGGATGAGGGATGAAAGCAGGCGAGCAACTCTACAGCTAGTTGACATGGAGTGTTGTTACTTGACTGTTGAGTTTTTCCGGAAGCTTCCTCAAGATGCTGAGAAGGGTGGCAATCCAACACATTCAATATTTGATAGATATAGTGACACATATCTCCGACGAATTGGTAAGTAGTAAAAAATGCCTGTAAGAATGGTGAGTTTG encodes:
- the LOC102622328 gene encoding phragmoplastin DRP1B yields the protein MDNLITLVNKIQRACTALGDHGEESALPTLWDSLPSIAVVGGQSSGKSSVLESVVGKDFLPRGSGIVTRRPLVLQLHKIQEGKEYAEFMHLPRKRFNDFAAVRKEISDETDRETGRSKAISTVPIHLSIFSPNVVNLTLIDLPGLTKVAVDGQPESIVQDIENMVRSYIEKPNCIILAISPANQDLATSDAIKISREVDPRGDRTFGVLTKIDLMDKGTDAVDILEGKSYKLRYPWIGVVNRSQADINKSVDMIAARRREHEYFKNSPEYGHLTDRMGSEYLGKVLSKHLETVIKSRIPGLQSLISKTISELEAELTRLGKPIANDAGGKLYTAMEISRAFDQIFKEHLDGVRPGGDKIYGVFDNQLPAGLKRLQFDKHLSMDNVRKLITEADGYQPHLIAPEQGYRRLIESCLVTIRGPAEAAVDAIHGILKELVQKSISETVELKQYPTLRVEVGNAAIQSLERMRDESRRATLQLVDMECCYLTVEFFRKLPQDAEKGGNPTHSIFDRYSDTYLRRIGSTVLSYVNMVCASLRHSIPKSVVYCQVREAKRSLLDYFFAELGKKEIKQLSSLLDEDPAVMQRRTNLAKRLELYRSAQSEIEMVAWDK